A genome region from Hevea brasiliensis isolate MT/VB/25A 57/8 chromosome 9, ASM3005281v1, whole genome shotgun sequence includes the following:
- the LOC110660388 gene encoding probable WRKY transcription factor 15 isoform X1 — MKETSGVCISMTPRWDFKVLEAAQSTFKQAYHLFSCISDKNRKRSIHEVSLIAQGAVNEFRYLLTLLDGSSQSDPKRIRKGPLPLSYDIDPVELMDCPSSVPQSSGCNLTTQPRPHIIRQLFPLQSIQATNSLIPINSFSFDRKRNKSKANVDVTNSLTVSNLSLSQPGTSFLSLDRRGGPDKRLVHYSASETLGSRDNSSVFPKSTSGIMSEETSAKCRASTGECHCSKRRKSRIKKIIQVPALSGKLAEIPPDDYTWRKYGQKPIKGSPYPRSYYKCSRMRGCPARKHVERCLQDPTMLVVTYEGDHNHSKLTFQSPNVLIQV; from the exons ATGAAGGAAACTTCAGGTGTCTGTATTTCAATGACCCCAAGATGGGATTTCAAAGTTCTCGAGGCTGCACAGAGTACTTTCAAGCAAGCTTATCATTTGTTCAGCTGTATTTCTGATAAAAATCGAAAGAGAAGCATTCATGAAGTGAGCCTGATTGCTCAAGGTGCAGTCAATGAATTCAGATATCTACTCACTCTCCTTGATGGATCATCACAGTCGGATCCTAAAAGGATCAGGAAAGGTCCTTTGCCACTTTCCTATGACATAGATCCAGTTGAATTGATGGATTGTCCTAGTTCTGTGCCCCAGAGCTCAGGATGCAACTTGACTACCCAACCCAGACCTCATATAATTAGACAACTATTCCCTCTTCAGAGTATTCAAGCAACCAATTCCTTGATCCCTATCAATAGTTTCAGCTTTGACAGGAAAAGAAATAAGTCTAAAGCCAATGTGGATGTCACAAACAGTTTGACCGTATCGAACCTCTCATTATCACAGCCAGGCACATCTTTTTTAAGCTTGGATAGAAGAGGTGGCCCAGACAAGCGATTAGTTCATTATTCAGCATCTGAAACTCTGGGATCTCGAGACAATTCCTCTGTGTTTCCAAAGAGCACGAGTGggattatgagtgaggagaccaGTGCCAAGTGCCGAGCCTCAACCGGTGAATGTCACTGTTCTAAGCGAAG GAAATCAAGAATCAAGAAAATAATTCAAGTCCCGGCTTTAAGTGGCAAATTAGCTGAGATACCTCCAGATGATTACACTTGGAGAAAATATGGACAGAAGCCCATAAAAGGATCCCCTTATCCCAG GAGCTATTACAAATGCAGCCGTATGAGGGGATGCCCTGCAAGAAAGCATGTGGAAAGATGTTTGCAGGATCCCACTATGTTAGTCGTCACCTATGAAGGGGATCATAATCACTCCAAACTTACATTCCAATCGCCTAACGTATTGATTCAGGTTTAA
- the LOC110660388 gene encoding probable WRKY transcription factor 15 isoform X2 — MKETSGVCISMTPRWDFKVLEAAQSTFKQAYHLFSCISDKNRKRSIHEVSLIAQGAVNEFRYLLTLLDGSSQSDPKRIRKGPLPLSYDIDPVELMDCPSSVPQSSGCNLTTQPRPHIIRQLFPLQSIQATNSLIPINSFSFDRKRNKSKANVDVTNSLTVSNLSLSQPGTSFLSLDRRGGPDKRLVHYSASETLGSRDNSSVFPKSTSGIMSEETSAKCRASTGECHCSKRRKSRIKKIIQVPALSGKLAEIPPDDYTWRKYGQKPIKGSPYPSRMRGCPARKHVERCLQDPTMLVVTYEGDHNHSKLTFQSPNVLIQV, encoded by the exons ATGAAGGAAACTTCAGGTGTCTGTATTTCAATGACCCCAAGATGGGATTTCAAAGTTCTCGAGGCTGCACAGAGTACTTTCAAGCAAGCTTATCATTTGTTCAGCTGTATTTCTGATAAAAATCGAAAGAGAAGCATTCATGAAGTGAGCCTGATTGCTCAAGGTGCAGTCAATGAATTCAGATATCTACTCACTCTCCTTGATGGATCATCACAGTCGGATCCTAAAAGGATCAGGAAAGGTCCTTTGCCACTTTCCTATGACATAGATCCAGTTGAATTGATGGATTGTCCTAGTTCTGTGCCCCAGAGCTCAGGATGCAACTTGACTACCCAACCCAGACCTCATATAATTAGACAACTATTCCCTCTTCAGAGTATTCAAGCAACCAATTCCTTGATCCCTATCAATAGTTTCAGCTTTGACAGGAAAAGAAATAAGTCTAAAGCCAATGTGGATGTCACAAACAGTTTGACCGTATCGAACCTCTCATTATCACAGCCAGGCACATCTTTTTTAAGCTTGGATAGAAGAGGTGGCCCAGACAAGCGATTAGTTCATTATTCAGCATCTGAAACTCTGGGATCTCGAGACAATTCCTCTGTGTTTCCAAAGAGCACGAGTGggattatgagtgaggagaccaGTGCCAAGTGCCGAGCCTCAACCGGTGAATGTCACTGTTCTAAGCGAAG GAAATCAAGAATCAAGAAAATAATTCAAGTCCCGGCTTTAAGTGGCAAATTAGCTGAGATACCTCCAGATGATTACACTTGGAGAAAATATGGACAGAAGCCCATAAAAGGATCCCCTTATCCCAG CCGTATGAGGGGATGCCCTGCAAGAAAGCATGTGGAAAGATGTTTGCAGGATCCCACTATGTTAGTCGTCACCTATGAAGGGGATCATAATCACTCCAAACTTACATTCCAATCGCCTAACGTATTGATTCAGGTTTAA
- the LOC110660396 gene encoding uncharacterized protein LOC110660396, with translation MMMQGDFDLNPVQIYTDSLKEFLKQTMLDQDVVFRNQVHELHRLYRVQESLMKDFGWKECNRYISWNPKAQSSLLTLANPTRYEPLANENRYSSTTKVDATPFISQELLKDCQGAYHKLQHRPLDLRLSADEFINHVEEDLPKRGNFHNCFDGLGDFKLPLSGSNSSDAEELKLSLNIGGNDRTTEGKMRTCFMKRTYSYTQNVIDLEESIERIPDGYSKWPPPHGCVILETHSKGKHESQGSAFSDPIISTSVKKNLSHEIAEISSIQERSECCQEETFSSADLGGQLDLNKVHLDDSSCCSDDHMLAYPSTSSGGSSDGLTGSTQDGSCPSTFQKNEATECLNEPSDLLKQDNVVNLAFVDFNSKNKSTDVWTINNEIISSLESESLVGPESMLSPTVGISEELCCCSGDHKNDSVVLRPKLAREVSCEKSEVENAIFSCTDQSQNTLIDENGNKSPASCKSYCISDNDSSSAKTKHSSITSHLGSQVADVLTGMHDQRTSDSSELKNGCCKKKEESAEVDVLIQQAAELLIHISSEHSACCQDSSTEVGSKEMEDCKRERPQCSLDSFELITLNLEESNMDDHSVSSKPFEVNDLELKDFGLKLRRGRRMKDFQREILPSLASLSRHEILEDINIMEGVLRSREYRKFRAKMATQGENWSAPVRSRRSRLSYAGRRIFS, from the exons ATGATGATGCAAGGAGATTTTGATCTGAATCCAGTTCAAATATATACAGATTCACTTAAAGAATTTTTGAAGCAGACAATGCTTGATCAGGATGTTGTATTTAGGAATCAG GTCCATGAACTCCATCGGCTATACAGAGTACAAGAATCATTAATGAAGGATTTTGGCTGGAAAGAGTGTAATAGATACATTTCATGGAATCCAAAAGCTCAGTCATCTCTCCTCACTCTTGCAAATCCTACAAGATATGAACCATTGGCAAATGAAAATAGATACTCCTCAACTACCAAG GTGGATGCTACACCTTTCATAAGCCAAGAGTTGTTAAAGGATTGCCAAGGTGCATATCATAAGCTGCAGCACAGACCTCTTGATCTTCGACTTTCTGCTGATGAATTCATTAACCATGTTGAGGAGGATCTTCCAAAGAGAGGAAATTTTCATAATTGTTTCGATGGTCTTGGAGACTTTAAGCTTCCTCTTTCTGGCAGTAACTCTTCAGATGCAGAGGAATTGAAGCTTTCCCTTAACATTGGAGGGAATGATAGAACAACTGAAGGCAAAATGAGGACTTGTTTCATGAAGAGAACTTATTCCTACACTCAAAATGTGATTGATTTGGAAGAATCAATTGAGAGGATACCAGATGGGTATTCAAAATGGCCACCTCCTCATGGCTGTGTTATTCTGGAAACTCATTCTAAAGGCAAGCATGAATCACAAGGTTCTGCTTTTTCTGATCCAATCATTTCAACCAGTGTGAAGAAAAATCTCTCTCATGAGATTGCAGAAATTAGCTCTATTCAAGAACGTAGTGAATGTTGTCAAGAGGAGACCTTTTCCAGCGCAG ATCTAGGAGGGCAGTTGGATCTGAACAAAGTTCACTTGGATGACTCATCTTGTTGCTCAGATGATCATATGCTTGCCTATCCTTCAACAAGCTCAGGAGGCAGTTCTGATGGACTTACTGGCAGCACGCAGGATGGATCTTGTCCTAGCACATTTCAGAAAAATGAAGCCACTGAGTGCTTAAATGAACCTTCTGACTTGCTTAAACAAGATAATGTTGTGAATCTTGCTTTTGTGGATTTCAACAGCAAAAACAAAAGCACAGATGTTTggactataaataatgaaataattagTAGTTTAGAGAGCGAGAGCCTTGTTGGTCCAGAATCCATGCTTAGCCCTACAGTAGGCATTTCTGAAGAACTTTGTTGCTGCAGTGGAGATCACAAGAATGACAGTGTCGTGCTGAGGCCAAAACTTGCTAGAGAAGTAAGTTGCGAGAAGAGTGAGGTAGAGAATGCTATTTTTTCATGTACTGATCAAAGTCAAAATACATTGATAGATGAAAATGGCAACAAGTCTCCTGCTTCCTGCAAGTCCTACTGCATCTCTGATAATGATTCAAGCAGTGCAAAGACAAAGCATTCTAGCATTACATCCCACTTAGGATCTCAAGTTGCTGATGTCTTAACAGGCATGCATGACCAAAGAACTTCTGACAGCAGTGAATTAAAAAATGGCTGctgcaagaagaaagaagaatcaGCTGAAGTAGATGTTTTGATCCAACAAGCAGCTGAATTGCTTATCCATATATCCTCAGAGCATTCAGCTTGTTGTCAGGATTCTTCTACAGAAGTGGGATCCAAGGAGATGGAAGATTGCAAGAGAGAGCGACCACAGTGTTCTCTTGATTCTTTTGAGTTAATTACTTTAAATCTAGAAGAAAGCAACATGGATGACCATTCTGTGTCATCAAAGCCATTTGAAGTAAATGACTTGGAGCTGAAGGATTTTGGGCTTAAGTTGAGGCGGGGAAGGAGAATGAAAGATTTCCAGAGGGAGATACTACCCAGTCTTGCATCTCTTTCCAGACATGAAATTCTTGAAGATATAAACATTATGGAGGGAGTTTTAAGATCCAGAGAGTACCGTAAGTTCAGAGCCAAGATGGCAACTCAAGGAGAGAACTGGTCTGCACCAGTGAGAAGTAGAAGGTCAAGGCTTAGTTATGCCGGAAGAAgaattttttcatga